Proteins encoded within one genomic window of Hermetia illucens chromosome 2, iHerIll2.2.curated.20191125, whole genome shotgun sequence:
- the LOC119649809 gene encoding protein suex-1-like, translated as MGGYPGMGGYPGGGFGGGGGGFGFGGGGGGMYPGYGFGCGRFPCYGMYPSYGRYPSYGGYNTAQAQASSYGGQSSASASASSMYNWASLFG; from the exons ATGGGCGGGTATCCAGGAATGGGTGGATATCCAGGAGGTGGCTTCGGAGGAGGTGGAGGTGGTTTTGGAttcggtggtggtggtggtggaatGTATCCAGGATATGGATTCGGATGTGGACGTTTTCCCTGTTATGGAATGTATCCGAGCTATGGAAGATACCCATCGTATGGAGGCTACA ATACTGCACAGGCACAGGCATCTTCATATGGAGGCCAAAGTAGTGCCAGTGCAAGCGCGTCATCAATGTATAATTGGGCATCATTATTTGGATGA